From Scleropages formosus chromosome 9, fSclFor1.1, whole genome shotgun sequence, one genomic window encodes:
- the cnn2 gene encoding calponin-2, with the protein MSNTQFNKGPAYGFSAEVKSKIAQKYDPQKEEELRVWIEEVTGRTIGGDFQKGLKNGVILCELINKLQPGSVKKINNSAQNWHQLENLSNFIKAMTTYGLKPHDIFEANDLFESGNMTQVQTTLLALAGMAKTKGLQSRVDIGVKYADKQERAFGEEKLKAGQCVIGLQMGTNKCASQAGMNAYGTRRHLYDPKAHILAPMDNSTISLQMGTNKCASQAGMTAPGTRRAIYDQKLGTDKCDNSTMSLQMGYTQGANQSGQIFGLGRQIYDPKYCPTGELGEDGGEAEQEYQDEGYQGYQEEGQDY; encoded by the exons ATGTCTAACACGCAGTTCAACAAAGGACCTGCCTATGGATTTTCTGCCGAAGTCAAAAGCAAa ATTGCGCAGAAATATGATCCTCAGAAAGAGGAGGAGCTGCGGGTTTGGATTGAGGAAGTGACAGGGCGCACTATTGGTGGTGATTTTCAAAAGGGCCTGAAAAATGGAGTCATTCTCTGCGA ACTGATCAATAAGCTGCAGCCTGGCTCTGTGAAAAAGATAAATAACTCTGCTCAGAACTGGCACCAG CTGGAAAACCTGTCCAACTTCATCAAAGCCATGACAACTTATGGACTGAAGCCACATGACATTTTTGAAGCCAATGACTTGTTTGAATCTGGGAACATGACCCAGGTCCAAACGACACTCCTGGCTCTTGCTGGAATG GCCAAGACTAAAGGCCTGCAGTCTCGAGTGGACATTGGCGTCAAGTATGCTGACAAGCAGGAAAGGGCCTTTGGTGAAGAGAAGCTGAAAGCTGGACAGTGTGTGATTGGGCTCCAG ATGGGAACAAATAAGTGTGCCAGTCAGGCTGGTATGAATGCTTATGGAACAAGAAGGCACCTCTATGACCCAAAGGCTCATATCTTGGCACCCATGGATAACTCTACCATCAGTCTGCAGATGGGAACAAATAAGTGTGCTAGTCAG GCTGGCATGACTGCTCCTGGAACAAGGCGTGCCATTTATGACCAAAAGCTGGGCACTGACAAATGTGACAATAGCACAATGTCACTGCAGATGGGCTACACCCAAGGTGCCAACCAGAGTGGACAGATCTTCGGCCTTGGCCGCCAGATTTATGATCCCAAGTACTGTCCCACAGGTGAATTAGGGGAGGATGGTGGGGAGGCTGAACAAGAGTACCAGGATGAGGGTTACCAGGGATACCAAGAAGAGGGGCAAGACTACTAG